Below is a genomic region from Amyelois transitella isolate CPQ chromosome Z, ilAmyTran1.1, whole genome shotgun sequence.
GTTAATGTTAAGCTATGCGAATGCTTGCAGAGTGATGGTACCATCTGCTGCGCGATTGTtttttgactttattttttgtattatttgtatttaacaaCACGACATTGACAAGAAAAGTCATGGAACAGCTTTTGATTCATGATACCCAATGGGGTTAGCATATGGGTAAGTCGTCCTGAAAAATGTATATGAAATTTGTATAAATGCTAAATCTGATGCCTGGGTCACGGattgtttttacaaataacaaGCAATAACAGACtcttcttattattttgtgtgCTAAACTACTTCTAAAGGGTTATATAAGTAAATTGCAATGCAGTCGGTCAACATGACCCGTAAATTCGAAAAGGTAGCCAGTATTATACGACCCAATTATACCTATCAAGTTATGGAGGCAGTTGGATCGcctataaatatgaaaaggtAATGTTGATAAAgaggtaattttaataaagaggTAATAATGATTCAGGGAATAgaagaatatataatattctcCCCTATCACTTTCACTTACCAACAGTATGTAGTTGAACCGAAATAGAATTACGTAAGCGCACTACTTTTGACAATTAGagtttattaattagttaaactcttaattaatttgtacttatcagtattaaaaaaacttaacctGATGATTAACTTGTTTagatgatgaatgaattaaacaAAGTTCTTTTAGTAGTTCATTTATCAGCTTCGTACTCctagaaattataataaatctgtctGTCAGATCTATGACTACCTCAGTACGAATAAAAAAGCCGTTAACCTTTGTCATACCATTAGCCGAAAACcaaaagttataattaagGGGTACTCATCTCATAATAACATCAGATAATGTTTTGCTTCGTATAATCCTGGATCGTACacttaatattttacgtttaacgttaaaaaaccttatttcccaaaataattacttacaataTTCACTTCCTGAGAAAATATGCAATGtgaacaatataataatgagCGTTTACAACCCAAAACCACATCACTTAAGACACAGTTCAAGGTTCTCCAAATATCCGTGGCAAGATTGAATGCGTTGGTTGCAGGCTGGCCCGCGCCggacgccgccgccgccgtaCCACCCGCCGCCGTTGCTCAGAGCACCACACATCCCACCGCACCCCGGGCCCCATGCTCACCACCACACACAGGTGAGGagttaaacttatttttcatcatctttaacagtattttaatatatgtggCCACCGCCGACGTACTACCCTACGCCGTTTCTCATAGCACCACACATGACGCCGCAACCTGGACCCCACGCTCATTACCTCACAGGTGAGGAGATTAACATATTTATCATCATTAACAGTATTCCTGGGTATAAGTCTCAAAGTACGAGTAATATAAACAAGGAGATGGTATTTTGGTTTTCCTGGCCTCATCCTGGACCCAAGCTCATTATTATGCATAGGTGAgaagatttaatttatatttttcaacatCTTTAACTGTACTTCATTATGCATTGCTGGGTATAGTCTCGGAATAAATAAGGCAATAGAAATACTAAATTGCCCTTACAACTACAACCATGATTGTCGTCGTCTTGAATCGCACACAGTTGCAGTTGTAAGCTCCCAGAATAGATGATATCTATTATAGATCTGACACTCACCTAGGATAAAAATGTTTAGAGTTTAGATCTTGAGCTCATAATTACATACAGGTGaggaattcaaatatttttatgttatcagCAACGGCTTAGCTCTTGAGGAAAGACTTTCGAAAAAAAGCCGGCTGGCAGAAGAGATGCCCTAACTGATGAAAAACTAACGATAACCTGTTATATACTTTTCCCTATCGAAAATTGAGCCCGAATATCtatcattaatttaactttttatctaATAGAAATCCTACTTTATTACAGTCCATGCAACCTCTACACATGGGCCAGCCGCCGCCGGCGCAGGCGCAGGGTCCACAGCACCTCACCCCCGCCCCGCACTCGCGGCTGGCCTCACCCCCGCAGGGGAAATACAATCGACGGAACAACCCAGAACTTGAGAAGAGAAGGGTGCACCACTGCGATTTTATAGGTGACTAGTAtagaaaaacctaaatattttatttcatgacaAAATATCATACTGatggtaataaaattacagCTACTGCTTTTTGTATTGCTATAGTTAAATAATGTAGTGTTTGTTTGAGATTCTtagaataaatgaatattattatttctaatgtAGTATCATAATCCATCGGGATgattaaataagaataataaaattaagattaaataataaatatgaactcAGTACATGCTTGGTGCATAATCGGTTGTTAAGACAGAAGCAGAATGTAGATAGTTATTTCTTTTCGTGGCGCGAGCGTAGATGTCTTTCGTATGAAGCTACGACGTTGCTACGAAGCTACGATTTGTTTTTCATGTTACACGCTTAATAATTCaatagtaatataattatatttagagCGTAGACCAAAATCATCTAAaggaagttttattttaaaaagtaacttCGGAATTATATTGCAATCTCAAGGTTTGATTGAAAcagtttgaataatatttttatttcgcagGGTGTACGAAAGTTTACACAAAAAGTTCACATCTCAAGGCGCATCAGAGAATACATAcaggtaaatatatttttaattattctttattatatattcttattcttattaagtATATCTTTTGTTTAGAAGTAAGATATATTAACAGTGTTAAACATATAAAgtagaaataatttgaataattactTGATTAAGCTAAAGCGAATGTTGCCTGGAAAATATGGCACATgcgaattctttttgtattgttgaCGTTATCGTTTGTGTTGTGTCTAGCCTCCGTATAATGATCTTAAAAACGTTTCGGTGCAGTAATTCATTTCATGTTGTAATTTCTGATTACAAAGCAACGCCAAACATAGGCGTAAAATTTCTGATTAGAACAATTACTGCTTATTTTCTGTTCGTTAGTCCTCTAACTCCAGCTCCCAAATAGAGAATGATTCCAGATAATTCAACcgtttgttttctttacattAGTTACACATCATTTGTTAGCATACCAAAAAACCAGTTGAAAACTAAAATGCTCTATTCAATAGGCGAGAAACCTTACACATGTCAGTGGCCCGAGTGCGAGTGGCGGTTCGCCCGCTCGGACGAGCTGACTCGCCACTACCGCAAGCACACGGGCGCCAAGCCGTTCAAGTGCGCGGTGTGCGAGCGCTCGTTCGCCAGGTCGGACCACCTCGCGCTGCATATGAAGCGGCATTTGCCCAAGACGTCCAAATGACACGCGAGACGGGGTGGCGAGCAGCCGCCCGCGTCGCAGTCCACTCAGGTATGTAGTTATGATTCTTTTTAACTTCATTTACTAGCGTCGATTTTAGAGATATATTTCTGATCAAAAATTACCAAAGAACATACATTTGGTCAACCGACGCTGTTGTGGTGAGGAAtagtaaggaaacctgcacatacAGTGAAATGGAgtcatgatccaatatagaTTACGTTCCCTTGCAAATGTTTCGGATCAGACGGGATCAAAAATCTGGATATTAGATCCAAGCTAAGAATGTTAAAGTGTATCTGAAATCtcgattttaattaatatttcaggaAGAATGCAGTGAAAGCATCTTCATGGAGTGTGATCTGGACACAAACCTAATGGACACTTTTTACGGTGCGCTGTGACCGGCAAGCCACGTGCCTCTAACAGGGAACCTGTCGCGGCTGTCTGCGTCCTTACAAGCAAgcgaacagacaaacaaacacgttCGCCGATTGTATAGTTAAGTTATTTACCTTTGAATCTAATcgaataagtacttttattgACCTACAGACAATTTATTCAGTCTGTATTgttaaatttccaaaaatccatGTGTTAATTCTACTTAAAAATGAGatacaaaattatgttaagctttgtaaataatatacatttgaCATGCTCTCGGActatttcgtatttataaacgtatttaattaagtattttggtAGAAAACGTGCGTGAACACAAGCACTAATCTGCAGTAATTATAGTAATGagatttcttattaaaaaaatatattatgtacaatATTGAACAGCATTACCAAGAAAATTGCTTTATACATTACCTTAAATTGCTAGAACCGAACGTCGTCTACTCTTATTATGTAATCCAAActatcttatttatattggataatattaattttttatgtatattgaatCACAAATATAAGTATGATGAGAAGTTTGCTGCACCGtgctatttaaatttagacgTATATATTgtgcacacatacatatcaacATGAAGGAGTGCATATATAAACGATAAAAAATCAGTCCTATATTATTGATGAAGAACAAAGACATTGATAAAGATGAAGAATGACATTTAGTTAGTTAGGatcaagttttaataaaaggcGTTCTTAAGCTATAGgatcaaaataaaaccgtCGATCCGTATTTGAGTCCTAGAAATTGTACCGTATGTCTGTTGTACTCGTATTTATAAAGTGAATAGCAAACTTGCGCAGAACTGTGAACCCGTCAGAAAAATACTCTCGCTGAAAATCAAACACTCATAAATTCCTTTTAATGTTTACTTTTTgtaaacattataattttgtggGGTAGTGAGAACGATTCGGCGTACAGTACATATAATTGcatgattatttttgtttgtttctgttATGCTTTTCTTTGCTGTTAAGTAACAAAAAacttctaaaatatatttaaaaatacaaatcttgtAATTGTTTACACAttgttacattaaaaaatacctacttaaataaaacttagtaACGTCAACACATATCGGTCATATgtttttgttcatttatttttctttaataagcGACACTTAGAAATTGCTCACATTAATTAGTAACGGTGTCAGCAGAAAGCTCTCGTAAgctgtaagtattttaaaatatgatgttaatttattgtaagttaTAAGGTATGAGAGCAAGGAATATCCAAGATATaagttatacataaataatgagtaatgattataatatattagtcGATAGATATTAGTCTAGGAATTGTGTGCGGATGTTACGACTCTGCTGctctaaattaattttttaatattatgtgcACATCTTTTTGCAAAATAGAattgataacataaaaaaaatatttataagtagaagACCTGCAGGTCGTTTTGTCCGCAAACGCAAAATATACACTTTCTAGTCTCGATATACTACAGTTGTTGTAATTCCGAAATAACGCATATAAGCTTAGCTGATCTTTGTATTTTCACTATATCGAAATTGCTTGATATATGATGCAAATGTATTCAATGTGCATTAACTATTGtagaatatataataagtttaaaaataatgaactcTTTCAAGAAGATTTAGGATTACTAAATGCGATTCAGCCTTATTGCCTCCGTCCAGCGAAACTAATATGGCTCCACCATAGTGCCTTGCGAGAAGTTGTTAATTATAGCgtaataaatatcatacaagCTTGCCATTATCGCCTACGTACCAATACACActtttataatcataaaacaatttaacttGGTTTCCAGGTGAGACAGCAATGTGATCAtgctttatattatataaatattattaatcgtCATTGATCATAAGAACGTATTGCCATCATGAATAGTCACTAGAGTTGTGTCGCCTACTGTAAGTTATCTGCTCTTGCTATGTAAAAGTACACTTAAAGTTTTCTACACATCAGTAGAACGACTCAGTAAACAGTAATTTTTCTTAACCTTGAATTTCCTTGTcaacaaaagtaattttaaaataaataattaaagagaaaaattctaaaacaaGGTTTCACCGTCTTTTCACATGTAATTTTAACTACAAAATTGTTTTTCGTAATTAAGAAAatctgtgaaaatattttagggCTTAGGTACTCAGAGTGtacttaatatattatgtatgcaaACAGTATTTCGCCATTAATTTCTCCTTAATTACACTTTAGGCCacttcaataatttatttgtgtgttaacaaattttttttaacttgaatattttaagtatactATCATACTTGCAAATACACAAGCGTCAAAACATCTTTGCATATATCTTAGTAGATTCGTTTAGTGTATTCAGTCTTGCCACTCTCTCttgcatttaatattttgaaatacttatctacgtacttaaataattataattgaagAAGATATGAGTTTAAGCCAAAATGTTTATGTGCTagatttcttatattttattaggaaCGAGTGAATGCTGGTACATCCTCTTacacaaaaaagtaaaaaaaaaactatttatatacatatataatcattcCTAATCACAAAAATCATGATAAAGGATGATTATCAATCGTATATTCTCCATTTAGTTGGACATCATtccaaataattaatcataccTTCTAATAAAGTCGAGTCAAGAAGCAAGTTCATGTGTCACCACAAATAGGTATATAGGTATTGTTAAAATACGTTTAGATAAAGTTCAAgaaatttacttttactttcacACACTTAGAATTACTCTTACAATTTTGAACAAAGGTATTATAAACTTGACACTGCTCAACTTCGCTCAGGCTTTGAAGATACATTTTCTGCGCTCTCTTAACATTTTGACGTCTTTACAGTGAAGACCATAGAAaccagaaaaatatttataaattaggaTTTCTATGGCTTTAGGTATGGTCAGTGATGCAACACAAGGGGATGTGCCGAACGATAAAGGTTCGTAAAACTGAATAATTGCCATAACGTGTCTGTAGAtgccatatttttatttaattagttttacgaAATGGCCGTAGTAATAAGCGCCTTTGTATTAAAACGAGTATACGGTCCGCGTTTGCTGCTGTGAAACTGCTTTATACCTTCATTTACCAGTCGTAATCTTGATACGactttttgttgaaaatacctttgtaaattatttatagccatgaagaaaaataatgaacacacatgtgttcattatttttcttcttttattcattacatatGTTCGTATGTTGCATAtgaacataattatgtaacgAATtacttttgtacatacatacataaaatcacgcctctttcccggaggggtaggcagagactacctctttccacttgccacgatctctgcatatttcctttgcttcatccacattcataactctcttcatgcaagctcggcggtttcgggtacttttgacctgaccctttttactttttaccttttttaataacttttgttcatacccttaaatataaaagaaagttatttttactgTAAAAGACATTTCAACCTTTATTTTACATCTAAACAAATAAGAGTTACCGCGTAAGTAAGCCGAGGCGCGCTAGTATAATGTGGGATCTTCTAATTGtaacattttatacaaaatgtataagatttaatattaacgcattaaaatcaattataatttcaatattcgtatccaatataattaactaattaataatgaCCAATCTGAGTTCATCTGTAATGGGCTTTGAAACTACAAAATTGAGATAAAATTGTGTACTattgaattttgtaaaaaaaataagaaataaatattgaatactTCAATTGTGCGATGTTAGGTTATTTGATTGTGTGTGGTTTTGccaaacttataaataaactttgaaaaCATCTATTTATCAGAACCTTTGTTGACAGTGGCGCCAACTGGTTAACCCCAAAAACGGTAGCCCTCAGAAGGTGTTGACAAAGATTAACTTGATCCTTAaccaaaatatgtataaagtgAAAAAGGTAATGAATGAGTAAGGCACACTGAATTTATTCAGATTATACGCCGAACATCTGCAGAACTCACAGCCGCAGACGTCAATGTCCGGACTAAGAGGAACGTATTGTATTGTAGGTACCTCATTTTCCCTTTCTTGCTTATTCCTTgtacttatttcattttttaattttattattgtttgtagAATTTCACGTAACGGTACTGAAGTACCTGGTTAAGTATGTTGACTAAgtcacaaataatttattaccaatgacaatttataaattctttttatacattttacttgtgtacctatgtatagttaagtgtaaaaacttgagatatatattttgatgaaataggTATGAAACTTgtgtttattgtaatattaggGAGTTGCCAGAAGTGTGATTTGATTGTGTTACtaacattttgtattattattgcaatgtcatagattttatttttgtttacgtGATTTATGTTATACTGCCTGCCAATAGTTTATTGTATCgcctttatttattgtacattaaagttgtttttttcttgaaaatttaaactgtACAGCTATAGTTTTACAAAGCTTGGAATCAAACGatatatgtactcgtatatccAGAGACCAATCTAGAAATGaacgaacatacatatatatctttgAATTATATCGTATGCAATAATTACTTCTGAATTATCTATCAACCATAAATAACGGCTTGGTTCGGAAGTTTCCAAAGACTTCTatattttgacaaataaatataatcccATAATTCACTGTGCCATAAGTTCAAACCCTAAAGTTacctttaaattttgttacgaGTTTGGATCAAATCAGTCTTaaacacaaattaattatccaacaaattgtttttgaatGCATGAATGCTTGCAgtgataaaaattgttttcatacCGTTTGTTCACAATCAAAAAACTTACAATTAAGATATTAGTTGGTATTACTATGATCAAGTTCCCTTCGTCCAGGCCACAGAGATCACAATTTAGTACCGGCGCGGGAAGATCTGGTAATAACAGTAAAAGGTTATTTACGGTTATTGCCTGACCTTAACTGAAGTCAACAGATCCAATACTCTTCGCAGAGAGATTGCAAATCATAGattctaaataatatttgtcttATATGTTAGTCCGAATGCCATGATGCAAACAAAATGAATGCAAACTATATTATGCTGAAAATAGGGTAAAACTAAATCAAGTGATACAAAGTAAATTcacgtttaataaaatatcattgatGTTCATCACTAGCCTGTTGTCAAAATGATCTTTACGTTAAttcaacaaataataaaacatcgGGTAGCTTAACGGTTTGGAGATATgagaaatacaaattaaataatctttatattgAACACATAAACacgcataaaatataataatttattagataagTGCGTAAAATTCTGTTTAAGATTCCATAGTTCTCGTTTGTGATTTTGAGCTTCTGTAAAATGCCACTAGACATTActattacctacatatttacgTTTATGCAACTTTCACATTTcagaacaaattaaatttagtcaCATGTATATCgtattcttattttcaattttcccAAGTGAACACAGCAGAAGTGAAAACCTAACTGTCTTCAAATCCTACGCCCACTAAAATCCATTATAAAGAACCATTATTGGATCTTTCGTCCActttagaaaattattaaagataaCACCTTGTATTCGGGTAACAATTGACCGAATTGTCTTTCCCCACCCACACATCAGGGCCAAGCCCGGGACATGTTTCATTCTAGCCAAGTGTTAGTTTTTCGcaaagaaaattattcttaataaaaaactttacaaTTCGACAACAGGAATATTTGAGAGTACATATGCgccaaatatgaaaaatatgttgCACAGTTACAAAGCGTTTTATAGTAATAGTACTGATAatagtatataaattttaaaacatattcttagtattatgtaagtatgtcacGTTGCGGTAATAAAGACCgctaaatttattgttaattttaccCGAGGCTTCCATGGAATTTCCGTAAATAAAAGTAACCTATTTTTCCCCGGAAGTGTAGTACTTCGGTACGATGGTCTTATATCTTGGAGAAATGTAgaccatataaatataaaaatcggAGTAATCCATCcttaccaataaaataaattatgtgaaCGTGTGTTAGTGAGTCCTTTTTCACGTGAAAACCACTGAATCGAACTAAGCATGATATTTTGATTGATATTTTGCATATAGTGTGGAGTACGGAGAAGGacaatatgtacctacttttcAGGTGGACGGAGCCGCGGGCTAAAGCTAGTGAAACCTGTAAAAAAACTAGCTTAGTCTCAATAGAGCTGCTTGTTCATCTCTAAAAAGTAATCTAGACAAAGTCGTGCCGCGGTAGTGGTGACATCCgtaacgtttttaaattgcatctcaattcttatACCTTTACGTTTTCTATACATACTTAAacctataataaaacttaactGGTCGAGGTCTGTACTTATAATATACCTTTTGGCAAAAAATCTATTTGGAGGATAATAGTGTCCAAACCGGGAATCCATATGGTCCAAAGGGTCGGTCGGCAGAGAATGCATTAAGCCCACCcgttgtacattttatgtgcataaagtttaaaaaaaatatagggtACCTAAACAGAATTCATAAATGTGATTAGGCTGGGTCTGGGTCCAACCTTATTCTGGTATTGTATATACTATAGGAGTCTGTTTTTAAGTACTGAAATTTCAGTAAACTTATACGGCGAGCAAAGTCGGGGTcaacagctagttatttcTATGCACACAAATGATCCAAGGACCGCTCAATACGTCTCAGTGACGAGTCGTCGTCGCCTGCGCGGGTGCTAACTAGAAAACGGTAACATCCCTAACAACCAGAACAAATAGAGCACCGTTATCACCCACTTCATATATAACCTGCACACACGATTACTCTCATTTCGGGGAAAGTCTGTACGGAATTTGCTGTGTTTCACgacaagattttatttactttaacttGCGTACACAACCGTCAATTCTATTGTGAttctattcctttttatagaataATTCTTAAAAGCATATAAGGCAGTGGAAAAGAAAAGCATCCTCCTTTTTAAGACGGTTAAAAAGGACATTGATTCTAGTGATTTTAAGAACTTTGAACTACGCAATAGAGGATGAAAATGTACtgatacataaattaaaagcaGTTCAATCATGGCTCGCACTTTGTGGATCATCACCATAGCGTTTATAGCAACAGTAGCTGCCTATTCCGTGGGGGTTGATGAGTATCTAAATCACGTAGATTTGTACTCAAACGAATTTGATGATGACCTTTTGGACCACAACGACAGGAAAGGGAAAATACGTGAGTATTTTGTTTTGCATGTATTTTGATTTAGATAACTATATTGCTTTGCGAATTATTTGACCTAATTATGAAGTTAGCTAATTATCAAGTTGTCTAGCACATAGAAATTTGTATGTTCTACtataacaagaaaatataatacattttcGATATTAGATCGCATTGGTCGCCTTTATAATCGCATATATCGCTAATCCCAGGGAACTtctttggttttattttttctcttaaaaCATCATTGTTTTAACATACTCGTAACTATGTTGATTTATACTTTTAGTTTCAATCTAATctactaaattattttctctatTACAAagcggtaaaaatatttcaatacaatCGCGGTTCCATTCGGTTTCAGCTCaagttttttacgacatcgagaGGGTTCGGCCTAATGAGGCCTGTAAGTGCTAATGAGCGatagttattattttgcaGTGTTTCCGTTCGTGAGTATCGTTCGGTTCGCGAACACGGACTGTTCGACCAGCAACGCATTCAACGGGACATGTCTCGCGCGCCGGGAATGCAACAATCTGAACGGGACTATCACAGGAAACTGCGCGTCCAGGAGAGGCAGGTGCTGTGTGGGTAAGTAACATCTGTAATTTTCTTAAAGTTTTATAAGAACTGGGTGTGAAAGGTCAACCAATTTGAACCATGATTAGCACAATACAAATtggtagaaacatacatactgagCGACCCCAAGTAAAGGATAGGAAAAGGTGACGAAGAACTATGATGCAACAATGAAAGTAACCCTTCAACAAGATGTTTAATAATGTCCTATCAACACAATGTGAATATAGCGCAACTCGCACACACGGTACCTacatcaaatatattttattcctttGTGATGGTATCACAAATGAGTTCATCACATAGTAAAACTACTAGACATAAATTGGTCGCTCGTAACCCTTTGCAATTTTACATACTACAAATACAAATGCAGTGACGAGGTCTTGCGGCAGCTCCACCAATGTGAACAACACGTACTTCACGAGCCCTGGTTACCCTGCCGCGTACGCCGGCGGAGCCGCCTGCAGCATCATAGTCAACCGGTGTAACAACGCCATTTGCCAGGTAAACTTGGAATACACTTGCCAAAAGTCAAGCAGTTTTCTAATATACCTAAATGCGTTATAATCAGAGAGTTTTGAAACTATCCCCGCTGGGAAGGAACCTGGTTCAGAGTGAAGGGGAAGAGTCTCCTCTCACATTTGCATGGGTACCACGATTCAGAGTAGGAATGTCAGGTGATTCGTGATCTGACCCAGCTTCGGAATATAGTGATACATCACGATGTTTCCATATATT
It encodes:
- the LOC106133906 gene encoding dendritic arbor reduction protein 1 isoform X3, with protein sequence MQTSELETLLCKQEGAALAPAHMDLFDGGTTSRDDAFLRPAPALWEDIASSIRNIDPENANMLASLGTTHVKLEADDPLLEECATPLLSPLEIKTERLCAPPTYAHPQPPPHQPQQPPPPSFAKYAPSRLVYMSPLTPPGSDQGSPGNSMQAGPRRTPPPPYHPPPLLRAPHIPPHPGPHAHHHTQSMQPLHMGQPPPAQAQGPQHLTPAPHSRLASPPQGKYNRRNNPELEKRRVHHCDFIGCTKVYTKSSHLKAHQRIHTGEKPYTCQWPECEWRFARSDELTRHYRKHTGAKPFKCAVCERSFARSDHLALHMKRHLPKTSK